CCTGCGCCGTCTCCGCCATGCGGTGCAGCGCCCACTGCTCCAGCTCCGGCATCTCCGCCGGATCGACGCGTTCGCTGGGGTCGAAGTCGTGCAGCGTGCCGATGAGGAAGCGCAGGGTGTTGCGCATGCGCCGGTAAGCGTCGGCGTGGAAGCCCAGGATTTCGTCGCTGATGCGCACGTCGCCGGCGTAGTCGGCCGCGACCACCCACAGGCGCAGGATGTCCGCGCCCTTCTCGTTCATGATGTCCTGGGGCGAGATGACGTTGCCCATGGACTTGGACATCTTGTGGCCCTTGCCGTCGAGCACGAAGCCGTGGGTGAGCACGCCCTCGTAGGGCGCCTCGCCGCGCGTGCCCGAGGCTTCCAGCAAGCTGGTGTGGAACCAGCCGCGGTGCTGGTCCGTGCCCTCCAGATAGAGCGTGGCGGGCCACTTCAGGTCGTCGCGCTGTTCCAGCACGAAGCTGTGCGTGGAGCCGCTGTCGAACCACACCTCCACGACGTCCTGAACCTGGGTGTAGTCTGCGGCGTCGTAGGCCTCGCCCAGGAAGCGCTGGGGATCGCTGTCGAACCAGGCGTCGCCGCCCTCGGCCTCGAAGACAGTGGCGATGCGCTCAATGACGTCCGGATCGCGCAGCGGCTCACCGGTCTGCTTGTGCACGAAGATGGGCAGCGGCACGCCCCAGCGGCGCTGGCGCGAGACGCACCAGTCGGGGCGGTTCGCGATCATATCGTAGAGACGTTGCTTGCCGTCAGGCGGGTAAAACTTCGTGTTTCGAATCGCCGCTAGAGCCTTGTGCCGCAGCGCATTTTTGCCCATCGAGATGAACCACTGCGGCGTGACTCGGAAGATCAGCGGCACCTTGGAGCGCCAGGAGTGCGGGTAGGTGTGGCGCAGCGTGCCGCGGTGGAGCAGCGCGCCGACCTCGCGCAGCTTGTCGATGACCGCGCGGTTGGCGCCGCCTTCCTTGCCCTTGGGCGTGTAGACCTGCTCCCCGGCGAAGAGCGGTACGTGCTCCAGGAAGACACCATTCTCATCGACCGTTTCCGGTATGTCTAATCCGTGCTGCTTTCCTAACAGCCAATCATCCGTGCCATGACCCGGTGCAATATGGACAATCCCAGTTCCCTGATCGAGAGTTACAAAATCGGCTGGAAGAACAGGTGATCTCACCCAAAAGCCCGCTTCTCGTAGCGGATGATTACAGACCACATCTTCTGAAAGCTTTTTACCGTCTATCGCTGCAATTTCCACATAGTGCTTGATACCAACCTCGCCGACAAAACTCGAAAGCAGGTCAGTAGCAACTACCAAGCGCTCACCGAACTCAGCGAGACTATCCTCATAAGTCTCATCTACTCGGATAACCGAATATGAAATATCTGGATGACACGCTAAAGCGCGATTGCCAGGCAACGTCCATGGAGTCGTCGTCCAAATAACGATGTTTGCGCCGCAGAGCTCCTCTGTCGGAGCCTTTATCACCGGGAAGCGCACCCAGATGGTGGGCGAGGTGTGGTCGTGGTACTCGACCTCGGCGTCGGCGAGCGCCGTCTTCTCCGCCACCGACCACAGCACCGGGCGCGTGCCGGCGTAGAGCCCGCCGCTCACGAGGAACTTGCCGATCTCGCGCACGATCTGCGCCTCGGCCTGATAGCTCATCGTGGCGTAGGGGTGGTCCCAGTCGCCCTCGACGCCGAAGCGCTTGAACTCCTCGATCTGGGTGGCCATCCAGCGCTCGGCGAACTCGCGGCACTCGCGCCGGAATTCCGTGACGGGCACGTCGTCCTTGCTGCGGCCCTCGGCGCGGTAGCCCTCCTCGACCTTCCACTCGATGGGCAGGCCGTGGCAGTCCCAGCCGGGAACGTAGTTGGCATCATAGCCGCGCATCTGCATGGCGCGGTTGATGACGTCCTTGAGGATCTTGTTCAGCGCGTGGCCCATGTGCAGATGGCCGTTCGCGTACGGCGGGCCGTCGTGCAGGACGAACTTGTCCCGGCCGGCGCTCTGCGCGCGCAGCTTGCCGTACAGGTCCATCTCGTCCCACGTCGCGAGCGTCTGCGGC
This sequence is a window from Limimonas halophila. Protein-coding genes within it:
- the ileS gene encoding isoleucine--tRNA ligase, whose protein sequence is MSVDYRATVFLPQADHFPMRARLPKREPQTLATWDEMDLYGKLRAQSAGRDKFVLHDGPPYANGHLHMGHALNKILKDVINRAMQMRGYDANYVPGWDCHGLPIEWKVEEGYRAEGRSKDDVPVTEFRRECREFAERWMATQIEEFKRFGVEGDWDHPYATMSYQAEAQIVREIGKFLVSGGLYAGTRPVLWSVAEKTALADAEVEYHDHTSPTIWVRFPVIKAPTEELCGANIVIWTTTPWTLPGNRALACHPDISYSVIRVDETYEDSLAEFGERLVVATDLLSSFVGEVGIKHYVEIAAIDGKKLSEDVVCNHPLREAGFWVRSPVLPADFVTLDQGTGIVHIAPGHGTDDWLLGKQHGLDIPETVDENGVFLEHVPLFAGEQVYTPKGKEGGANRAVIDKLREVGALLHRGTLRHTYPHSWRSKVPLIFRVTPQWFISMGKNALRHKALAAIRNTKFYPPDGKQRLYDMIANRPDWCVSRQRRWGVPLPIFVHKQTGEPLRDPDVIERIATVFEAEGGDAWFDSDPQRFLGEAYDAADYTQVQDVVEVWFDSGSTHSFVLEQRDDLKWPATLYLEGTDQHRGWFHTSLLEASGTRGEAPYEGVLTHGFVLDGKGHKMSKSMGNVISPQDIMNEKGADILRLWVVAADYAGDVRISDEILGFHADAYRRMRNTLRFLIGTLHDFDPSERVDPAEMPELEQWALHRMAETAQVIETGAQGYDFTTIYHHLYQLCAVDLSAFYFDVRKDALYCDRPDSLRRRACRTVLDRLFHALTAWLAPILAFTAEEAWWAHGAGPEESVHLRQFPEIPAGWRQDALAAKWHKVRQVRRAVTGALEVERAEKRIGAGLQAHPVVHIADDALAEAVADVDLAEICITSGVTVTREAAPAEAFTTDDAPGVAVVVRLAEGEKCQRCWQVRPDVGSDPRAPETCSRCADAVTHLGMAAA